In Populus alba chromosome 9, ASM523922v2, whole genome shotgun sequence, a genomic segment contains:
- the LOC118045541 gene encoding uncharacterized protein, producing MSRDFAVPPVIFPSGGNPTVATGANIQQRRVPTAPFQPSRPSNTGIPFMSFEIGSAATNTSGPIGGGTGPIGGAANFDDEEPLLDELGIHPDQIWKKTKSILNPFRVNPTFHKDSDLSGPIFLYLSFCLFQLLAGKIQFGVILGWIVVSSIFLYVVFNMLAGRHGNLDLHTCTSVIGYCLLPVVILSAVSLFVPQNGAIRFGIAGVFVIWATRACTNLMVAVADGGEEHRGLIAYACFLIYTLFSLLVIF from the coding sequence ATGTCGAGGGATTTCGCTGTGCCACCAGTAATCTTCCCGTCCGGCGGGAACCCGACTGTCGCCACTGGCGCAAACATCCAGCAACGCCGAGTACCGACTGCTCCATTCCAACCTTCTCGTCCATCAAACACCGGAATCCCTTTCATGTCATTCGAAATCGGATCCGCTGCCACGAACACCTCCGGTCCAATCGGCGGAGGAACTGGTCCTATCGGTGGTGCAGCCAACTTCGACGACGAAGAACCACTCCTCGACGAACTCGGGATCCACCCAGACCAAATCTGGAAGAAAACTAAATCGATTTTAAATCCATTCCGGGTCAACCCGACGTTCCACAAGGATTCGGATCTATCCGGCCCGATATTTTTGTATCTCTCGTTCTGCTTGTTTCAATTACTTGCCGGAAAAATCCAATTTGGCGTCATACTGGGATGGATTGTCGTTTCCTCGATTTTCTTATACGTTGTGTTCAATATGTTGGCTGGTAGACATGGGAATTTAGACCTGCACACGTGTACGAGTGTGATTGGTTACTGTTTGTTGCCAGTGGTGATTTTATCGGCGGTTTCGCTGTTTGTGCCGCAAAATGGGGCTATTAGGTTTGGGATTGCTGGGGTTTTCGTGATTTGGGCTACGAGGGCTTGCACGAATTTGATGGTTGCTGTTGCTGATGGTGGAGAGGAGCACCGTGGATTGATTGCGTACGCCTGTTTCTTGATTTACACTCTGTTTTCAttgcttgttattttttag